A region of Planctomycetia bacterium DNA encodes the following proteins:
- a CDS encoding VWA domain-containing protein: MMHQQCGNRGSRRAGQLTRRGNILVLSAVLMVVLLGMVAFAVDVGYIHNTNAELKRTADAAALAGVSVLVDGTEAAYGTVTEYVAANPVNGVNVSQSETEIETGMWDDEARTFTPADETPTAIRVRVRRDDQGLFFARVLGRDNFDAAAESIATFRPRDIMLVLDYSASMNDDSEFKSFSLLGQAAVEANLQEIYGELGSPAWGNMAFAPAHFRQTGRTPQNVNEAQIYVTFKPTEIYVTSSKNLENVVLQFSDNAKQTFSGLSGTAGTFKGTGGNNNKWITRAWVKSGTYLSGEGTNYGERFEDTVSRIKTYFNVNSTAFPSSGTSWDTWINYVKNDSTNKSAGYQRMYGKLNVTNYLLEERPRYNQTPTLWQTSEQPITALKNSVTVFLSYLQEVDTDDRLGLSVYNSAAQTAVLESGLTDNFQLVEDISRQRQAGHYDEYTNIGAGMQKARLELQNNARVGAQKIMILMTDGIANKPTNTTTAKAFVRQEAALAAAAKIPIVTISLGLLADTALMDEVAATTGGVHFNVEGGRPIEEVEEELKETFGQVADDRPLKLVQ, from the coding sequence ATGATGCACCAACAGTGCGGTAATCGCGGCTCGCGCCGAGCCGGCCAGTTAACGCGGCGCGGAAACATCTTAGTCTTGTCGGCAGTCCTGATGGTCGTGCTCTTGGGCATGGTCGCGTTCGCCGTCGACGTGGGGTACATCCACAATACGAATGCGGAGCTGAAGCGCACAGCCGATGCCGCGGCGCTGGCCGGAGTGTCGGTGCTCGTGGACGGCACGGAGGCGGCCTACGGCACCGTGACGGAATACGTCGCAGCCAATCCCGTGAACGGCGTCAACGTTTCCCAGTCGGAAACGGAGATCGAAACCGGCATGTGGGACGACGAAGCGCGGACCTTCACGCCTGCGGACGAAACGCCAACGGCGATCCGCGTGCGCGTGCGCCGCGACGACCAGGGATTGTTCTTCGCCCGCGTGCTGGGCCGTGACAATTTCGACGCGGCCGCGGAATCGATCGCCACGTTCCGCCCGCGCGATATCATGCTCGTGCTCGACTACTCGGCGTCGATGAACGACGACAGCGAATTTAAGTCATTCAGTCTGCTCGGCCAAGCAGCGGTTGAAGCCAACTTACAGGAAATCTACGGAGAGCTCGGTTCCCCGGCTTGGGGCAACATGGCCTTTGCGCCGGCTCATTTCCGCCAGACCGGTCGCACGCCGCAAAACGTGAATGAAGCGCAGATCTACGTCACGTTCAAGCCGACGGAGATTTATGTTACGTCCAGCAAAAACTTGGAAAACGTCGTGCTGCAGTTTTCGGACAATGCCAAGCAGACCTTCAGCGGTCTGTCTGGCACGGCAGGCACCTTCAAGGGCACCGGCGGTAACAACAACAAGTGGATCACCCGCGCCTGGGTGAAATCCGGCACCTACTTGAGCGGTGAAGGTACGAACTACGGCGAGCGGTTCGAGGATACCGTGAGCCGCATCAAGACGTACTTCAACGTCAACAGCACGGCGTTCCCTTCGTCTGGGACGTCTTGGGACACTTGGATCAACTACGTCAAGAACGACAGCACGAACAAGTCGGCCGGCTATCAGCGGATGTACGGCAAGTTGAACGTCACCAACTACCTCCTCGAAGAGCGGCCGCGCTATAACCAGACACCGACGCTCTGGCAGACCAGTGAGCAGCCCATCACGGCTCTGAAGAATTCGGTGACCGTGTTCTTGTCGTACTTGCAGGAGGTTGACACGGATGACCGCCTTGGTTTGTCGGTCTACAATTCCGCCGCCCAAACGGCCGTGTTGGAGTCCGGGCTGACCGATAACTTCCAGTTGGTCGAGGACATCTCACGGCAGCGTCAGGCCGGACACTACGATGAATACACCAACATCGGCGCCGGCATGCAGAAGGCGCGGCTCGAGTTGCAGAACAACGCCCGCGTCGGCGCTCAGAAGATTATGATCCTGATGACCGACGGCATCGCCAACAAGCCGACGAACACGACGACCGCCAAGGCCTTCGTGCGGCAAGAGGCGGCGCTCGCCGCCGCAGCGAAGATCCCGATCGTGACGATCAGCTTGGGCCTCTTGGCCGATACGGCCTTGATGGACGAGGTGGCTGCCACGACCGGCGGCGTCCACTTCAATGTCGAAGGCGGCCGCCCGATCGAAGAGGTCGAAGAAGAGCTCAAGGAGACGTTTGGCCAGGTCGCCGACGACCGACCGTTGAAGCTCGTGCAGTAA
- a CDS encoding ATP-grasp domain-containing protein: protein MKRPEEPDSSRIAIVGASARAAAASALRAGFTPWCADLFGDADVAAACQVMICAHYPHDLPKLILDAPPSPWMYTGAVENYPEAVTRIAKNRPLWGVDAPTLERVRDPWQVAEALRRHGLPFPELAPDADRLPADGTWLVKRFRSAGGLHVSRWIGATEPHDSSTRYFQRFIAGLDGSAVFVGAAGKARLLGVTRQLIGEPWTGAKGFRYAGSIGPMLLPATCRDQLAAIGDALCAEFRLTGLFGVDFVLAGAQVWPIEINPRYTASVEVLERATGLRSIHWHAAACRDGWLPTVQDISQISGRVQGKLILFASELLDVAPSITKALLDRNDGRNWPVVADIPQPGSRIEPNWPICTVFAEGSTDADVVENLRSRAMEISRVLAISTPALR from the coding sequence GTGAAACGGCCGGAAGAACCCGACTCATCTCGAATCGCCATCGTCGGCGCAAGCGCCCGCGCCGCCGCGGCTTCCGCGCTCCGCGCCGGGTTCACGCCCTGGTGCGCGGATCTCTTCGGCGACGCGGATGTGGCCGCGGCGTGCCAAGTAATGATCTGTGCGCATTATCCGCACGACCTGCCTAAGTTGATCTTGGACGCCCCGCCGTCGCCCTGGATGTATACCGGCGCGGTGGAGAATTATCCGGAGGCCGTGACTCGGATCGCTAAGAATCGCCCGCTCTGGGGCGTCGACGCGCCGACGCTGGAGCGCGTGCGCGATCCCTGGCAGGTTGCCGAGGCGTTGCGTCGTCACGGGCTGCCGTTTCCCGAGCTTGCGCCCGATGCAGATCGTTTGCCTGCCGACGGTACCTGGCTAGTGAAGCGATTCCGCTCGGCCGGCGGGCTGCATGTCTCCCGCTGGATCGGCGCGACCGAACCGCACGACTCCTCGACGCGCTACTTTCAGCGCTTCATCGCCGGGCTCGATGGTTCGGCCGTCTTTGTTGGCGCCGCCGGCAAAGCACGCCTGCTGGGCGTGACGCGCCAATTGATCGGCGAACCGTGGACCGGCGCAAAGGGCTTTCGCTACGCGGGTTCAATCGGGCCCATGCTGTTGCCGGCGACATGTCGCGATCAATTGGCCGCAATCGGCGACGCTTTGTGCGCGGAATTCCGGCTTACCGGATTATTTGGCGTCGACTTCGTACTCGCAGGTGCGCAGGTCTGGCCTATCGAGATCAACCCGCGTTACACGGCATCCGTCGAAGTGCTGGAACGCGCGACGGGGCTGCGCTCGATCCACTGGCACGCCGCCGCCTGCCGCGATGGTTGGTTGCCAACTGTGCAGGATATCTCGCAAATCTCAGGTCGCGTTCAAGGTAAGCTGATTCTTTTCGCCAGCGAACTGTTGGACGTTGCCCCGTCAATCACGAAGGCGCTCCTCGATCGGAATGACGGACGGAATTGGCCCGTTGTGGCGGATATCCCCCAGCCGGGAAGCCGGATTGAGCCGAATTGGCCCATTTGCACGGTGTTTGCGGAGGGCAGCACCGACGCGGATGTTGTTGAGAATCTCCGCTCGCGCGCCATGGAGATCTCCCGGGTTTTGGCGATTTCTACTCCGGCCCTTCGATGA
- a CDS encoding PSD1 and planctomycete cytochrome C domain-containing protein, which yields MALRVIAGCLALVSLVGDARAAEPVDFARDVRPILESRCLACHGEKKQESELRFDLRDAAMKGGAGGEVIAPGKSAESSLLKRITSTDKETRMPPEGDPLTDEQVDVLRRWIDEGAKWPDEHAGEVEDPLAKKLAHWAFHAPVRPELPVVSNTNWSRNDIDRFVLAKLEQESLAPSPEADKITLLRRLSLDLIGLPPTIAEIDAFLADTSDDAYQKQVDRLLASPHYGERWGRHWLDAARYADSDGFEKDKSRNVWMYRDWVVGAFNRDLPYDQFIIEQFAGDLLPHATQDQIVATGFVRNSMLNEEGGIDPEQFRMEAMFDRMDAVGKSVLGLTIQCCQCHNHKFDPISQEEYYRLFAFLNNDHEPQRVAYSPPELMTVEQLVRSMRENDDRLREVYPDWADRMAAWEATVRDNQPPWEVLKPDVYEDTGGGAKLSLLSDNSMLCAGYAPTHCDFKAEGKTALQKITAVRLETLTDPNLPRHGPGRSFKGTFALTEFKVQVAPANAPDKKEDVKIVAGSADFSQPERDLEKNFDDLSGNKRIVGPIEMAIDGKDETAWGIDAGPGRSNQSRKAVFRFEKPLEYADGAIITVTISQGHGGWNSDDHQNNLLGRIRVSLTETDGEVVADPLPAKVRAIIAKPAAERSPAETDAVFRYWRTTVPEFAEANAQVEALWQQWPMGTTALVLEARDETRETKMLKRGNFLDPTDAVRPGVPKLLHQLPEGAPPTRLTFAQWLADRRSPTTARVFVNRMWQAYFGTGIVSTSEDIGTQSEAPSHPELLDWLATEFMARDWSVKEMHRLIVNSATYRQSSHVNDALLTEDPYNRLLARGPRVRVEGEVVRDIALASSGLLNPALGGPSVFPPVPASLLALSYAPITWPEETGANRYRRALYTYRRRSMPYPALQNFDTPNADFSCVRRQRSNTPLQALTTLNEVVFVECAQHLAMEMARAGGATDDERIDYAFRRCVSRLPVDEERAALKELMQQQEQRFAEGWASPWQVATGKEARPADLPEGVTPVKLAGYTVVARVILNLDETITKE from the coding sequence ATGGCGCTTCGAGTCATTGCTGGATGCCTGGCCTTGGTTTCCCTGGTGGGCGACGCGCGGGCGGCCGAGCCGGTCGATTTTGCCCGGGATGTGCGACCGATTCTGGAATCGCGCTGCCTGGCCTGCCACGGGGAAAAGAAGCAAGAATCCGAGCTACGGTTCGACCTCCGCGACGCGGCCATGAAAGGGGGCGCCGGCGGGGAGGTAATCGCGCCGGGCAAGAGCGCGGAAAGTTCGCTCTTGAAGCGGATCACGTCCACCGACAAAGAAACGCGGATGCCGCCGGAAGGCGACCCGCTAACCGACGAGCAAGTAGACGTGTTACGGCGCTGGATCGACGAAGGCGCGAAGTGGCCCGACGAGCATGCGGGCGAAGTCGAGGACCCGCTGGCGAAGAAGCTCGCGCATTGGGCCTTTCACGCGCCAGTGCGACCTGAGCTACCGGTAGTGTCCAACACGAATTGGTCGCGGAATGATATCGATCGGTTTGTGCTGGCTAAGCTCGAACAGGAAAGTCTCGCGCCGTCTCCCGAGGCGGACAAGATCACGCTGCTGCGTCGACTGAGCCTCGACCTGATCGGTCTGCCGCCGACGATTGCCGAGATCGACGCGTTTCTGGCCGACACCAGCGACGACGCCTACCAGAAGCAAGTCGATCGCTTGCTGGCGTCGCCGCATTACGGTGAGCGCTGGGGACGGCACTGGCTGGACGCCGCACGGTATGCAGATTCCGACGGCTTCGAAAAAGACAAGTCGCGTAACGTTTGGATGTACCGCGATTGGGTCGTCGGCGCATTCAACCGCGATCTGCCGTACGACCAGTTCATCATCGAGCAGTTCGCCGGCGACCTGCTGCCGCATGCTACCCAAGATCAAATCGTGGCGACTGGCTTTGTGCGCAACTCGATGCTCAACGAAGAAGGGGGCATCGATCCAGAACAATTCCGCATGGAGGCGATGTTCGACCGGATGGACGCGGTCGGCAAGAGCGTGCTCGGGCTGACGATTCAATGCTGCCAGTGCCACAATCACAAGTTCGATCCTATTTCGCAGGAAGAGTACTACCGGCTGTTTGCCTTCCTGAACAACGACCACGAGCCGCAACGGGTGGCGTATTCGCCGCCGGAGTTGATGACGGTCGAACAACTCGTGCGCTCGATGCGCGAGAACGATGACCGGCTCCGAGAGGTCTATCCCGATTGGGCGGACCGCATGGCCGCTTGGGAAGCCACGGTGCGCGACAATCAACCGCCGTGGGAAGTACTCAAGCCCGATGTCTACGAAGACACCGGCGGCGGTGCAAAGTTGAGTTTGCTGTCGGATAACTCAATGCTCTGCGCGGGGTATGCGCCCACGCATTGTGATTTCAAGGCGGAAGGCAAGACGGCGCTCCAGAAGATCACGGCCGTGCGATTGGAGACGCTGACCGATCCGAATCTGCCGCGCCATGGTCCTGGCCGGTCGTTCAAAGGGACGTTCGCACTCACGGAGTTCAAAGTGCAGGTCGCTCCGGCAAATGCGCCGGATAAAAAGGAAGACGTGAAGATCGTCGCTGGCTCGGCCGATTTTTCGCAGCCGGAGCGGGACTTGGAGAAGAACTTCGACGATCTCTCCGGCAACAAGCGAATTGTCGGGCCGATCGAGATGGCGATCGATGGCAAGGATGAGACCGCCTGGGGCATCGACGCGGGTCCGGGCCGCAGCAATCAGTCTCGCAAGGCGGTGTTTCGTTTCGAGAAGCCGCTCGAATACGCGGACGGCGCGATCATCACGGTAACCATCTCGCAGGGACATGGCGGTTGGAACAGCGACGACCACCAAAACAATCTGCTCGGCCGCATTCGTGTTTCATTGACCGAAACGGACGGCGAGGTCGTCGCCGATCCCTTGCCGGCCAAGGTGCGCGCGATCATCGCCAAGCCAGCCGCGGAACGCTCGCCGGCAGAAACCGACGCGGTGTTTCGCTACTGGCGCACCACGGTTCCGGAATTCGCCGAGGCGAACGCACAGGTCGAGGCCCTCTGGCAGCAATGGCCGATGGGCACGACCGCGTTGGTGCTGGAAGCGCGCGACGAAACCCGCGAGACAAAAATGTTAAAGCGCGGCAACTTCCTCGACCCGACCGACGCGGTCCGGCCGGGCGTGCCGAAGCTGTTGCATCAACTCCCGGAAGGCGCGCCGCCCACGCGATTGACCTTCGCCCAATGGCTGGCCGACCGCCGCAGCCCGACGACGGCGCGGGTGTTCGTCAACCGCATGTGGCAAGCCTATTTCGGGACCGGCATCGTGAGTACGTCGGAAGACATCGGCACGCAGAGCGAAGCGCCGAGCCATCCGGAGCTACTCGACTGGCTGGCCACGGAGTTCATGGCCCGTGATTGGAGCGTCAAGGAAATGCACCGGTTGATCGTCAACTCGGCGACATACCGGCAATCATCCCACGTGAACGACGCCTTGCTCACCGAGGATCCGTACAATCGGCTGTTGGCCCGCGGCCCGCGCGTGCGCGTCGAAGGTGAAGTCGTTCGCGACATTGCACTCGCATCCAGCGGATTGTTGAATCCCGCATTGGGCGGGCCAAGCGTGTTCCCGCCCGTGCCGGCGAGTTTGCTCGCGTTGAGCTACGCCCCGATCACCTGGCCGGAGGAAACCGGAGCGAATCGTTATCGCCGCGCGTTGTATACCTATCGCCGCCGCTCAATGCCGTACCCGGCGCTGCAAAACTTCGATACGCCGAACGCCGATTTTTCCTGCGTCCGCCGGCAGCGCAGCAACACGCCCCTTCAGGCGCTGACGACGTTGAACGAAGTCGTGTTCGTCGAGTGTGCGCAACACCTCGCGATGGAAATGGCCCGCGCCGGAGGCGCGACGGATGATGAGCGGATCGACTATGCCTTTCGCCGTTGCGTGAGCCGCCTGCCTGTCGACGAGGAACGCGCGGCGCTCAAGGAGTTGATGCAACAGCAGGAGCAACGCTTCGCCGAAGGTTGGGCCAGCCCTTGGCAAGTCGCCACTGGCAAGGAAGCCCGGCCGGCAGATCTGCCGGAAGGCGTCACGCCAGTGAAGTTGGCCGGCTATACCGTGGTGGCCCGGGTAATTTTGAATCTCGATGAAACGATCACGAAAGAGTGA
- the dacB gene encoding D-alanyl-D-alanine carboxypeptidase/D-alanyl-D-alanine-endopeptidase yields the protein MRFFVVVAALASAHAGTTAAQALSNEIAKFIAQPLYKESSWGLLVVDLDSGETLYELNPDKLFVPASTTKLFSVAAALEVLGADHRFHTPVYARGEIDAEGKLQGDLILAASGDLTLGGRTDAAGRIAFADADHTYAGFSPGAKVTESDPLAGLKAIAQQVKQAGIHEIDGDVLIDDRLFEEADSSGSGPDRCSPIVVNDNVIDVTVEPGKVGELAKVTCRPECSAVVVDARVLTVDADQETELKIELLDERGLLVRGRIAADEPAALRPIEVKSPEDFARRLLIDALQEAGIAVDASAVSCNCDDALPDVADYAQLKQVAQLESPPFSENARLILKVSHNLHASTLPLLMAAKQGQRTLDEGLKIEREALTRIGVDVDTISFGGGAGGTRADFVTPRAAVNLLRAMSQRPEASIYRDALPILGVDGTLHSAVEPESPARAKFQAKTGTLVWQNGLNDRQLLTSKALAGYGETASGRKIAVAIFVNNVHLRDEITPTYVGKHLGKLCELIHAGL from the coding sequence ATGCGGTTTTTTGTGGTCGTCGCGGCGCTGGCAAGCGCTCACGCCGGAACTACCGCTGCCCAGGCCCTCTCCAATGAAATTGCCAAGTTCATCGCGCAACCGCTCTACAAAGAATCCTCGTGGGGGCTGTTAGTCGTCGATTTGGATTCCGGCGAAACGTTGTATGAACTGAATCCCGACAAGCTATTCGTGCCGGCATCGACCACGAAGTTATTTTCGGTGGCGGCAGCGCTCGAAGTGCTCGGCGCCGATCACCGCTTCCACACTCCGGTTTATGCTCGCGGCGAGATCGACGCCGAAGGCAAATTGCAGGGCGACTTGATCCTGGCCGCGAGCGGCGATCTCACCCTGGGCGGACGAACTGACGCCGCCGGACGGATTGCATTTGCCGACGCCGATCACACCTATGCCGGCTTCTCGCCCGGGGCGAAGGTGACGGAATCCGATCCCTTGGCCGGCCTCAAAGCAATCGCCCAGCAGGTCAAGCAGGCCGGCATACATGAAATCGACGGCGATGTATTGATCGACGACCGGCTGTTCGAAGAGGCCGACAGTTCCGGCAGCGGGCCGGACCGTTGCTCGCCGATCGTAGTGAATGACAACGTCATCGACGTCACCGTTGAGCCAGGCAAAGTGGGCGAGCTTGCCAAAGTCACTTGCCGGCCGGAATGTTCTGCCGTGGTGGTCGACGCGCGCGTGTTGACCGTCGACGCGGATCAGGAAACCGAACTTAAGATCGAGTTGCTCGACGAGCGCGGCCTGCTGGTGCGCGGGCGCATCGCGGCCGATGAACCCGCGGCGCTACGCCCGATTGAAGTGAAGTCGCCGGAGGATTTCGCGAGGAGGTTGCTAATCGACGCCTTGCAGGAGGCCGGCATTGCCGTCGACGCGTCGGCGGTCTCCTGCAATTGCGATGACGCATTGCCCGATGTGGCGGACTATGCCCAACTGAAGCAAGTCGCACAGTTGGAATCGCCCCCTTTTTCGGAGAATGCGCGGCTGATTCTCAAGGTCAGCCATAATCTGCACGCCAGCACGTTGCCGCTGCTGATGGCGGCAAAACAGGGCCAGCGGACGCTGGACGAAGGGCTCAAGATCGAGCGTGAGGCGTTGACGCGGATCGGCGTAGACGTGGACACCATTTCGTTCGGCGGCGGCGCCGGCGGCACCCGCGCCGACTTTGTCACGCCGCGCGCAGCCGTGAATCTGCTCCGTGCGATGTCGCAGCGCCCGGAAGCAAGCATCTATCGCGACGCGTTGCCGATTCTCGGCGTGGACGGTACGCTGCATTCGGCGGTCGAACCGGAAAGCCCGGCGCGCGCTAAGTTTCAGGCGAAGACCGGTACGCTCGTCTGGCAGAACGGATTGAACGATCGACAACTGCTCACCAGCAAGGCCCTGGCTGGCTACGGTGAGACCGCCTCGGGGCGCAAGATTGCGGTGGCAATCTTCGTGAATAACGTCCACCTCCGTGACGAAATCACGCCGACGTATGTAGGGAAGCACCTCGGCAAATTGTGTGAGCTGATTCACGCGGGACTTTAG